One region of Armigeres subalbatus isolate Guangzhou_Male chromosome 3, GZ_Asu_2, whole genome shotgun sequence genomic DNA includes:
- the LOC134225592 gene encoding DNA repair protein complementing XP-C cells homolog, with amino-acid sequence MSDSEECDFSASEDEWLPENVHGKNDAKTAKSTTSARDELYDSTDDDASGDEEVPRKRAKTRASKARIPLSRIKLKVSASDRRKQYAKIQSDEIKSNLKDSDSSGDEHLVNPNQLDLNSDFFNEAPVEQHSENVPEFDCNVGVRLSDSSEKDDSDAMDTCEQQCDGDVTRPTGKDLIAKINRSSRTFVNFEGVNQFNKNIQQAKIQFNSMKSKESKRDTAVDIGDLLAMGEHQKGETSVGPTAKNMKDESDSDWEEVEEKEEPGAQQDVQITLDANPVAIHEKKRCKTFDIEACVKRIVNREKRENQLVLHKVNIVMGIAHGNYVNAVLNSSKLLALALTLIPSQKCYPKDRTNLQYIEQITKFFKEIVDLKERRMYCRFKKLPALETSLRLQMLTKAAICKRDYILLFIILLRAIGIQCRMVMSLAVVPKKVPQSEMHQSQTKSNDKPQEHQSLPKASTSSTSALGLKAKSGKVDRNKDREDIKQKSNSGKSVNSSAKIPQLDGNDDLPGGPSKQPRLDPVQKKPAIRKDKKNNPEFKNSSANLQEINMFSPRKTRKQRQEQLNSNSNNEFPKSKPKKPIDNLSDTNPPTSSPTSSSSILVRKDYKVQPKNITNKKHDKLAKEIKTVSEVSPSSSSTVKGNKRSTNLVPPKAMKLPSEEHKTPDSVKPKNKSKTSPKILKVEIFDKKLKRRLDRRVLSTDDEFRTVADDKTKVKSGVNLWIEVFAEDEEQWITIDAVGGKVHCLEHIIKLASSPLVYVLAWNNDGSIKDVSPRYCPNYATSTKKLRIDKDWLDETLAKFRGKQTARDIEEDRALNRALMEQPLPKTISEYKNHPLYALKRHLLKFEGIYPPDAPTLGFIKEEPVYARECVQMLHSREIWLKQARTVKMFETPYKVVNARPKYDRAAGQMLPAQPLELYGYWQTQDYEPPTAEDGIVPRNAYGNVELFKPCMLPKKTVHLQLPSLNRICKKLGIDCAQAVTGFDFHGGSSHPVYDGFVICEEFKDIIVDAWYQEQEQEEKREREKYEKRVYGNWKKLIRGLLIRRKLQNKYNFDNLSG; translated from the exons ATGTCCGACAGTGAAGAATGTGATTTTTCTGCAAGTGAAGATGAGTGGTTGCCGGAAAATGTTCATGGAAAAAATGATGCGAAAACCGCTAAATCAACTACTTCAGCAAGGGATGAGTTGTACGATTCAACGGACGACGATGCATCCGGCGACGAAGAAGTACCACGTAAACGTGCCAAAACAAGAGCGTCTAAAGCTAG GATCCCACTATCACGGATAAAATTAAAAGTATCAGCATCGGATAGAAGAAAGCAATACGCAAAAATTCAATCAGATGAAATAAAAAGCAACTTAAAGGATTCTGACAGCAGCGGAGATGAACATTTGGTCAACCCTAATCAGTTAGACTTGAATTCTGACTTTTTCAACGAAGCACCTGTTGAACAACATTCGGAAAATGTACCGGAATTTGACTGTAATGTCGGAGTGCGGCTCTCTGATTCATCTGAAAAGGATGATTCTGATGCAATGGACACGTGTGAACAACAATGTGATGGGGATGTAACACGACCTACTGGCAAAGATCTCATCGCAAAAATTAATCGAAGCTCACGAACTTTCGTAAACTTTGAAGGAGTTAATCAGTTTAACAAAAACATTCAACAGGCTAAAATCCAATTTAATTCTATGAAATCGAAAGAATCCAAAAGGGATACAGCTGTGGACATTGGAGATTTGTTAGCTATGGGGGAACATCAAAAAGGAGAAACAAGCGTCGGTCCAACAGCTAAAAATATGAAAGATGAATCAGATTCTGATTGGGAGGAAGTTGAAGAAAAAGAGGAACCTGGAGCACAACAAGATGTACAAATAACACTGGATGCAAATCCGGTAGCTATCCATGAAAAGAAACGTTGTAAAACATTTGATATTGAAGCATGTGTAAAGCGAATCGTCAATCGTGAGAAGCGGGAAAATCAGCTCGTTCTTCACAAAGTTAATATCGTTATGGGAATTGCCCATGGAAATTATGTCAACGCTGTTTTAAACAGCTCCAAACTACTTGCGCTAGCTCTGACCTTGATTCCCTCACAAAAGTGCTATCCGAAAGATAGGACCAATCTGCAATATATTGAGCAAATCACaaaatttttcaaggaaattgtAGATCTCAAAGAAAGACGAATGTACTGTCGCTTCAAAAAGTTGCCAGCATTAGAGACGTCTCTGCGGTTGCAGATGCTTACCAAGGCGGCCATTTGCAAGCGTGATTACATtctgttatttataattttgctgCGCGCGATTGGCATCCAGTGTCGCATGGTAATGTCCCTGGCGGTAGTGCCAAAAAAGGTGCCCCAAAGTGAAATGCATCAATCACAGACTAAGTCGAATGATAAGCCGCAAGAACATCAGTCGCTACCCAAAGCATCCACTTCCTCAACTTCTGCCTTGGGTCTGAAAGCCAAGTCCGGTAAAGTTGATCGCAATAAGGATAGAGAAGACATCAAGCAAAAAAGTAACTCGGGTAAGAGTGTTAATAGCTCAGCAAAAATACCACAGCTTGATGGAAATGACGATTTACCCGGTGGGCCTAGTAAGCAGCCTAGACTGGATCCTGTACAGAAGAAACCGGCTATTAGAAAAGATAAGAAAAATAACCCGGAATTTAAG aattcaTCTGCCAATCTACAAGAAATAAACATGTTTTCGCCTAGGAAAACCCGAAAACAACGTCAAGAACAGCTCAACAGCAATTCCAATAATGAGTTTCCAAAATCAAAACCTAAGAAACCAATTGATAATCTATCCGACACTAACCCTCCTACTTCCTCCCCAACTTCATCCTCGTCTATTTTAGTGAGGAAAGACTACAAGGTCCAACCCAAAAATATAACTAATAAGAAACATGATAAGCTTGctaaagaaataaaaactgtATCAGAGGTATCACCAAGCAGCTCAAGTACAGTCAAAGGCAACAAACGATCAACAAATTTAGTACCGccaaaagcaatgaaattaCCATCCGAAGAACATAAAACACCTGACTCAGTAAAACCAAAAAATAAGTCAAAGACGAGCCCTAAAATACTTAAAGTGGAAATCTTCGACAAAAAACTCAAGCGACGGCTGGACCGTCGTGTGCTGTCCACGGATGATGAATTTCGCACAGTAGCAGATGACAAAACCAAGGTCAAATCCGGCGTTAATCTCTGGATTGAAGTATTTGCTGAAGACGAAGAACAATGGATAACGATCGACGCAGTGGGCGGCaaagtgcactgtttggaacaTATCATAAAACTGGCTTCTTCTCCGTTGGTCTACGTCCTTGCCTGGAACAATGACGGTAGCATCAAGGATGTGTCTCCACGGTATTGTCCAAATTATGCAACCTCCACCAAAAAGCTCCGCATCGATAAGGACTGGCTTGACGAAACGCTAGCTAAGTTTCGGGGAAAGCAAACGGCTCGCGATATCGAGGAAGATCGCGCCCTTAATCGAGCTCTGATGGAGCAACCCTTACCAAAAACCATCAGTGAGTACAAAAATCATCCTCTCTACGCTTTGAAGCGACACCTGCTCAAGTTCGAAGGCATCTACCCGCCCGATGCGCCGACACTGGGATTCATTAAAGAAGAACCGGTCTACGCAAGGGAGTGCGTTCAGATGCTGCACTCGCGTGAAATTTGGCTCAAGCAAGCCCGAACAGTCAAGATGTTCGAAACGCCGTATAAGGTCGTCAACGCCCGTCCCAAGTATGATCGG GCTGCCGGACAGATGTTGCCAGCTCAACCGCTAGAGCTCTACGGCTATTGGCAAACCCAAGATTATGAACCTCCGACAGCCGAGGACGGAATAGTTCCAAGAAATGCATACGGCAATGTTGAACTCTTCAAACCCTGCATGTTGCCAAAGAAGACCGTTCATTTACAAT TGCCCAGTTTGAATCGGATCTGCAAAAAGTTAGGCATTGACTGCGCCCAAGCAGTAACCGGATTCGATTTTCATGGTGGAAGCAGCCATCCGGTGTACGATGGATTCGTGATTTGCGAGGAATTCAAAGATATTATTGTGGACGCCTGGTACCAGGagcaagaacaagaggaaaagCGAGAACGCGAAAAGTACGAAAAGCGGGTCTACGGCAATTGGAAGAAACTGATCAGAGGATTATTGATCCGCCGGAAGTTGCAGAATAAGTACAACTTTGATAACCTGTCTGGGTAG